The window ATAGCCCTGTTAGATGAAGGCGCCACGGTGCCCTTTATTTCCCGCTACCGTAAGGAGTTAACGGGCAGCCTTGACGAGGTGCAGGTTGCCGCCATACGCGACCGCATACAGCAAATGCGCGACCTTGATAAGCGCCGCGAAGCGATCTTGAAATCGATGGAGGAGATGGGCAAGCTAACGCCCGAACTGGCGCAGCAAATAACCGCTGCCGAAACCATGGTGCAACTGGAGGATATTTACCTGCCCTACCGCCCCAAGCGTAAAACACGCGCAACGGCCGCCCGCGAAAAGGGACTACAGCCGCTTGCCGATACCATTTTTGCCCAAAAAAACATAGATCCCGAAACGGAAGCCGGTAAATATATCGACGACGCAAAGGGCGTAAATACCATTGAAGAAGCGTTAGCCGGTGCACGCGATATTATTGCCGAAACCATCAGCGAGAACGCAGAGGCACGCGCCAAAATGCGGACGCTATTTACCGAGAAAGGTACTTTTGAATCGAAAGTTGCACCGGGTAAAGAGGTGGGGGGCATAAAGTATAAAGACTATTTCGACTGGACCGAGCCGGTAAAATCGGCACCATCGCACCGTATACTGGCCATGCGCCGTGGCGAAAAAGAGGAGATACTGTATTTGGATATTAAACCAACGGAAGAGGATGCTATTGCCTTGCTGGAACGCGAATTTGTGTATGGGCGCAATGCAGCATCAGCACAGGTAAGCCTAGCCATTGCCGATGGCTACAAACGCCTGCTTAAACCATCAATGGAAACCGAGATAAGGCTGCTCACCAAAAAGAAAGCCGACGAAGAAGCCATCCGCGTATTTGCCGAGAATGCCCGCCAATTGTTATTAGGCGCACCGCTTGGCCAAAAACGCCTGATGGCTATTGACCCCGGTTTCCGTACAGGCTGCAAACTGGTTTGCTTAGATGAGCAGGGGCAGCTATTAGAGAACATCGCCATTTATCCGCATACAGGTGCGGGCCAGGCCAAAGAGGCAGAAAAAACCGTAAAGCATTTATACGAGCGATACCATATTGAGGCTATTGCCATAGGTAACGGCACCGCCGGCCGCGAAACGGAACTGTTTGTACGCAACCTAAATTTGCCCGGTGCCACTATAGTGATGGTGAATGAGAGCGGGGCATCCATCTACTCTGCATCGGATGTTGCGCGCGAGGAATTCCCTGATAAAGATATTACGGTGAGGGGCGCGGTATCAATCGGTCGCCGTTTGATGGACCCGCTGGCCGAATTGGTGAAGATAGACCCAAAATCGATAGGTGTGGGGCAATACCAGCACGATGTTGACCAAAACAAATTACAAACATCACTGGATGATACCGTAATGAGCTGCGTAAACGCGGTAGGTGTTGAATTAAACACGGCATCTAAACAAATATTGGCCTACGTTTCGGGCCTTGGGCCGCAGCTTGCGCAAAACATTGTTGAATACCGTAATCAAAACGGCGCTTTTAAACGCCGCGAACAGCTAAAAAAAGTTGCCCGTTTGGGCGATAAGGCCTACGAACAGGCAGCAGGCTTTTTACGCATACGAGGGGCCGAAAACCCTTTGGATACCAGCGCAGTGCACCCCGAGCGTTATGCTTTGGTGGAGCAGATGGCAAAAGATATGAAATGCAAGGTGCAGGACCTGATGACCGACCAGCAGCTGCGCAAATCTATCCCCTTGCAAAAATATATAAGCGATACCGTAGGCTTACCTACGCTGAACGACATTATGGCTGAACTGGCCAAACCAGGCCGCGACCCGCGTGAGCAGTTTGAGGCCTTTAGCTTTACCGAGGGCGTTAATGCCATAAGCGACCTGAAAATTGGTATGAAATTGCCTGGCATAGTTACCAATATAACAGCCTTTGGTGCCTTTGTTGATATTGGCGTTCACCAGGATGGGCTGGTGCATTTAAGCCGCATAACCAACCGCTACATTAAAGACCCTAACGAAGTATTAAAAGTACACCAAAAGGTACAGGTTACGGTTAACGAGGTAGATACCGCCCGCAAGCGTATAGCACTAAGCATGAAAGAAAACGAGGTGCGTGAGGTAACACCTGCCTTTAAACCACGCGAGCAAAAGCCGGTTCAAAAACAAGCGCAGCAACATCCACGCCCTACAGCTAAACCTCAGCCGGAGCCTGAAATGGATATGATGAGCAAGTTAGCCGCATTAAAAAATAAGTTTAAGTAATTGAAGGTAATGTATAATAATAGGTAGCGTTTATAGATTGTCTTTATGAATGTGGGGAGTTAACATAATCCCGGCATTCATTAACAATGCTTATCTTTACCCTACAATTATGCAATCTCCACTCAATAAATATAACGTCAAATTTCAGGAAGCGCTGGCGGGTTTAAACCCCGAGCAATTGGCTGCCGTAAATAAAATGGATGGCCCTGTACTGGTGGTAGCCGGCCCGGGTACCGGTAAAACACAAATACTTGCTGCACGTATTGGTAAAATACTCACCGATACCGATGCCCGCCCCAACGAAATACTATGCCTTACCTATACCGATGCGGGAGCTGTAGCCATGCGCAAGCGCCTGTTCGATTTTATTGGCCCTGATGCTTATCGCATTAATATATACACGTTTCACGCATTTTGTAACGAGGTAATACAGGAAAACCTGGAGTACTTTGGTAAACTAAACCTGGAGTCGCTGTCAGACCTGGAATCGGCCATATTGTTTAAGGAACTGGTTGACGATTTTGAGAATGACCACGTATTAAAACGTTTTACCGGCGATATCTATTACGACGCGCCACGCCTGAAAAGCCTGTTTTCGACCATGAAACGTGAAAACTGGAACGAGGATATCATGGCCAAAGCGGTACAGGAATATTTGGAAGACCTGCCTAACCGCGAAGAGTTTATCTATAAACGCGCCAACCCAAAAGCCGGCATCAAAATAGGCGACCCAAAACAAAAGGACATAGACAAGGCGCATGAAACCATGAGCAAAATGCTGGCCGCCGTAGGCGAGTATAAACGCTATGATGCCAAAATGAAAAAGCTTGGCCGGTACGATTATGATGACATGATCATTTGGGTGCTGAAAGCCTTCCGCGAAAATGAAGAGATACTGCGCCGTTACCAGGAAAAATACCAATACATTTTAGTCGATGAGTTTCAGGATACCAGCGGATCACAGAATGAGCTGTTGAAGTTTTTATTGAATTACTGGGAAACACCCAATGTATTTGTGGTGGGCGATGACGACCAGTCGATATTTAAATTCCAGGGCGCTAACATGAAAAACATCCTGGATTTTGCCGGCGATTATGTAAAGGCCTTACACACGGTGGTGCTTAAACATAATTACCGCTCAAACCAGCATATACTGGATATTTCACGCGCGTTGATCAATAATAACCGCGAACGCTTAACAACCCAGCTAAGGCTTGATAAAAATTTGCAGGCATCTCACCCCCGCTTTAACGAGTTGGTGATAGAACCAGTAATAAAAGAGTATGAAAACCCCGATCAGGAACTGGTTGATGTAGCCCTGCAAATTAAAAGCCTAATAGATAAAGGCACTGAACCGGGCGAAATAGCAGTAATATACCGCAACCACAGCCAGGTAGAGGAGTTATTGCATTATTTAGAAACGCAAAAGATAGCTGTAAATACAAAAAGAAAGATAGACATCCTAACTATCCCATTCGGCGAAAAGATCGTGAACATTTTGCGCTACCTGGCTATGGAATTGGATTCCCCTTATAGCGGCGACGATCTGCTATTTGCTATTCTGCATTACGATTTGTTTAACATACCACCCATTGAGGTGGCTAAGGCCAGCATAGCGGTAGCTAAAGAGAATTACAGTACAGCAACCAGTAACCAACCAAAAACATCGCTGCGCAGGTACCTGCACGAAATGCGTATCCCAGCACAAACCGACTTGTTCAGTAAGTCGGTTAATACCGAGATGAAGTTTTTAATCAACGACATTGATGAACTGTTAAAATCGGCAGTAAGTGTTACGCTGCAACAATTCTTTCAGGATGTGGTGGCTAAAATGGGCATCCTTAAATATATTATGCAGCAGCAGGATAAGGGTATCCATATGCAGGTACTTACCAGCTTCTTTGATTTTTTAAAAGATGAGAGCCGCAAAAATCCCGAGATCAAACTTGCCGATCTGATTGCTACTATTGATCTGATGAAGAAAAACAACATTAGGATAGAGCTAAACAAAGTGATCTACTCTGATAACGGAATTAACTTTTTAACCGCGCATGGCTCTAAAGGGCTCGAGTATGAGCACGTATTCTTTATTGGTTGCGATAAGCGCACCTGGGATGGCAAAGGGCGTAATAGCGGCTTTGCCTACCCGGATACTTTAACAGGTTCGTTAGGGGATGATATTGCTCAGAAGGAAGAGGCCCGCCGGTTGTTTTACGTAGCTATTACTCGTGCTAAGCAATGTTTGCATATATCCTATGCAGCAAAAGATAAGAAAGGGAAAGATCAGGAGCCATCGCAGTTTATTGGCGAGATATTGGCCGACACCCATTTGCAGCTTAAATTCCCGAAAGTAAGCAGCGACGATATGCTGGGATTTTTTGCGACCCAATTTAGCGAAGCAGAAAAACCCGTTGTAGAACTGCTGGACCGCAATTATATAAACCAATTGCTGCAAAACTACACGTTATCTGTTACACATCTGAATAACTATTTAGACTGCCCGCTTCGTTTTTACTTCCAGTGCTTGATAAGGGTACCCTCTGGTAAAAGCCCTTCGGCTACTTTTGGGCAGGCCGTACACTGGGCGCTGAACAAAGCCTTCAGGAAATTAAAGGACAACAATAATGAATTTATATCTACCGAAGAATTTATAAACGAGTTTCGCTGGTATATGTACCGCAACCGCGATTCGTTTACTAAAGAGGAGTTTAAGCGCCGGGTTGATTATGGCGATAAAATACTACCGCCGTATTACGAGCAAAATGTACACTTGTGGAACAAAATAGCCCAAACCGAGCGCAGCATTAAAAATACCGAAGTGCAGGGCGTGCCTATTAAAGGTAATTTGGATAAAATAGAATTTGAAGGCAAACTGGTTACCGTTGTAGATTATAAAACCGGCCGAGTACGCAACGCTAAAGACAAACTGCTGCCGCCAAACAATGAAGCCCCCAATGGCGGCGATTACTGGCGCCAGGCGGTGTTTTATAAAATACTGGTTGATAACGACCGCACCAACGATTGGGAAGTAACAAATACCTTGTTTGAGTTTGTGGAGCCTGAGAAAGAAAACGAATATTATAAAGCGAAGATCGTAATCACACCAACAGATATCGAGACCCTTATAGAACAAATAACTACCGTATATCAAAAAATACAAAATCATGAGTTTAGCACCGGCTGTGGTAAAAAAGAATGCGACTGGTGCCATTTTGTAAAAAGTAACTTTAAACAGCCAGGCGGCATGTTACAGTTGGCCGAAGGCGAAGAAGTAGAATAACATCCATCTATTATGAAATACATCAAACTGCTCATCCTTTCATTTATAAGCTTATCGGTATCAGCACAAACTGTGGTGAAGCAGGACGCCGGTATAAAGCAAATGGTGGATGAGGTATCGGCCAAAAATATCGAAGCTATTGTACGCAAACTGGTAAGTTTTAAAACGCGCCACACCTTGAGTGATACCCTCAGTAAAACCGAGGGCATCGGTGCGGCACGCAACTGGATAAAAAGCGAGTTTGAAAAATATGCCGCAGCATCCAACGGGCGTATGCATGTTGTGTTTGATGCGTTTGTGCAGCCAAAAAGCGACCGGGTAAATAAACCCACACCCATGAAAAATGTGCTGGCCATATTAAAAGGTGCCGATACCGCAGACCATCGTGTATACATTGTATCCGGCCATTATGATTCAAGGGCTACTAAGGCGATGGATTCTACATCGGTAGCGCCGGGTGCGGTAGATGACGCTTCGGGCTCGGCATTATCAATGGAGTTGGCAAGGGTAATGGCCAAGCGTTCGTTCCCTGCTACCATTATATTTATGACAGTGGTTGGCGAGGAGCAAGGCCTGTATGGCTCGGGCAATGTAGCCAAACGTGCAAAAGCAGAGGGCTGGCAGGTGGATGCCATGCTGAATAATGATATTGTTGGTAACACCCACGGAATGGAAACCGACCTGAAAGATAACCGGAGCATAAGGGTGTTTAGCGATGGTGTACCTACCGCTGCAACAGATAAAGAGATAGCCGCGCTGAAAGCATTGGGCGGCGAAAATGATAGCCAGTCAAGAGAATTGGCGCGTTACGTTAAAGAGATAGGCGAACGTTATGTTGACCAACTGGATGTGAAATTGATTTACCGCCGCGACCGCTACCTGCGTGGCGGCGATCACCTGCCGTTTTTAGAGCAAGGCTTTACGGCTGTACGTTTTACCGAAATGAACGAGGACTTTAACCGTCAGCACCAGGATATACGTACAGAAAACGGCACGCAATACGGTGATTTGCCCGATTTTGCCGATTATAACTATACGCAAAAAATAGCCCGTATGAACTTGTCTGTATTGGCCAATCTGGCACTGGCACCCGCCCGCCCGCAAAATGTAGGCATCATTACCAGCGACCTTACCAACAAAACCAAATTAAAATGGGATGCGCCAAAAGGCAAAGCCCCTGCCGGGTATTATGTGCTGATGCGCGAAACGATAAGCCCGTATTGGGAAAAGAAGTTTTATGTGACAGGTACTACCGCGACTTTAACCTACTCTAAAGACAACTATTTGTTTGCTGTACAGGCAGTAGATGCAGATGGCCATGAAAGCTTGCCGGTTTTCCCTAAGCCAGTAAGGTAGGCATTAATAATTAAAGGATAGTGATTAGAGATTAGAATTTGCAGGGAAATAATAACTTCTTTACACTCATCTCTTAAAACTACTTCACACTTTTTTTAAGCACTATAAAATAACCGGCTATAAATACCACCACAGCTATAATTATACTTACATAAACATCTTTTGTAAATATATCTATTTGCAAATCGCGGGCCGGGCCTTTATTGGTTTTTATCATGCTGGTTATGGCTGTCATCGGGTGTGCATAAGGGAAAAGGTAGCTGTACTCCCAGTTTTTTGATGCTACAGTAATACCTACCAGCGTTGCAACAAACCCCAGACCCATCGGCTTTAAAAAATCGGCCCATAACAGGCTAAGTAAAAATTGGATAGATATAATACCTAAAGCCGCCAAGAATAGCTTAAAGTATACCTGGGCTAATTGCAGTTCCATATGGTAGCCGCTAAACTTTAGTTCGGGTTTAAATACTTCAACAAAATTCCCAAAGCCTATGGTGAATAAAGCAAACAGACTAAGCGATAAGGCCATTAAAAAAAGGGCGTAAAAGTATTTAGCACTATATACCGCCCAGCGCGAAATAGGCAGGCTGAACAATGTTTTCCAGGTATCTGACCGATGTTCGACATTGTTTACCGAGTAGGCTATAAAAATGGAGAACATTGGCAGCAGCAAAGTGCCCATTGCACCTAAGCTTATCATAGAGAACTGCACCCACAGTACCATAGATGGGGCTGATATAAACTTGTCGCTTTTGGTATAAAATATCGTGAATGCCAATAGGCTCATCAACAAAGGCAAAATAATAGCGCTCCAAAAGCCAAGTGTTTTGCGGGTCTTATAAAATTCAGACCGGAATGATAGTAAAAATCCCTTCATGGTGCTTAATTGCTTTTGGTAATATCTAAGAAAAGTTGTTCCAGGTCTTTATGATGGCGGTTAATACCAAATACGGTAATATCGCTTTTAACCAGCAGGGTGTTTATTTCGCCCATTTGCTGTTTGGTAGTATACGGTATATATAAATGATCGTGGTCTATATCAGTTACTGCAAAGCCATGGCGCTTTAAAAGGTTAGCAGCATCAACAGTATTATCGGTTTCTATATGTATCTGCGGTTGGCTAATATCGCTCAAATCGGCAACAGTACCCTGAAAAAGCATTTCACCATTGTGAATAATACCCACATGGGTAGCCATTTTTTCTATTTCGGCAAGTAAATGGCTGCTTATAAAAACGGTTTTACCATGGTCTTTCACCAGGCGCATTAATAGTTCGCGCATCTCAATTATCCCGTTAGGATCAAGCCCATTGGTAGGTTCGTCTAATATTAAAAGTTTTGGGTCGCTTAAAAGGGCCAGTGCTATGCCAAGGCGTTGTTTCATCCCTAAAGAGTATTGGCCGGCTTTTTTGTTTGCTGCATGGCTTAGGTGTACCAGGTTAAGCATTTCGTCAACCCTTTGTTCATTAACCTGCAAAAGCAGTGCCCTGTTCATCATGTTTTCTTTACCGGTAAGGTGGTTGTAAATAGCGGGCTGCTCAATCAACGACCCAATTTGTGCCAGTATGCTTATGCGGTTGTTTTGCAGTTCCTGCTCAAAAATATAAATGCTGCCCGGGTCTGTCTGTAACAGGTTAAGCAGCATTTTAATAGTGGTGGTTTTCCCGGCGCCGTTTGGGCCTAAAAAGCCATATATACTCCCTGCAGGTACCTGCAGGGATATTGATTTAACAACCTGCTGGCTGCCAAAGCTGTATGATAAGCCTTCGGTGCGGATTACCATACATTGTCTTTAGCAATTGTGCAAACTGTTTTAACTAATGTTACACCTTTAATAAACAATGATGTAGCGTGTACAGATGATGTATGCGCTGTAAATTGTTTTTTCTGTTCAAACTGGTAGCTTACTCCCATTATTATGGCAAATACAACTGGTGCCAGTGATAAGATGAAGGGATTAGAATTTGAAAGTAACTTTTTCATTGCTGTGATTGATTTATGAAACAAAGGAATATTAATTTATTTAGCTGCTAAAAACATTTAGACCAACAGCCTGCAATTGTAGATGAACAGGTAATTACAGCCTTTAACCGTTTCATCGGTTTTTTAAGCCAGTTCATCGGTAAAAAGTAATGCTATATATAATTGATGGGTTGGATAAGCAGCAAAACACTACATTAGGGCAGTAAATAATAATAATGAAGCGTAGCTGGCAAATATTTTGGCATGTGTTTTTTTGGTTGGCGGTTACCGCCTTCTTTTCGTGCATTGCCTATTACAGCGCTAAAATGAGCATATATAAAGTGCTTGTTATTTTTGGGCTGTACAGCGTTATAAACACCAGCATATTTTATTTAAACTACCTCGTTTTAATTCCCCGCTTTCTCGATAAAAAGCGATATAAGGTATATGCCTTAACCATAATAAGTACCATCCTGCTTTTTGGCCTTATTAAATACGGCACAGCTTTAATGTTTAAGGATGTAGTACTTACACGTATTAAAGGCTCTACAATGGGTTTTGGGCAGTTTTTTATCAGCACGGCTTTTACTACAACCATATATCTATTTTTGAGCGCAGTGCTAAAGTTTACGATAGACTGGTTTTTGAATGAGCGTATACAACGCGACCTTGAAAATCAGCGCTTAACAGCCGAACTATCGTTTCTTAAATCGCAGATCAATCCGCATTTTTTGTTCAACTCGCTTAACAGCATCTATTCGCTGGCCTATCAAAAGTCAGATACTACCCCCGAGGCTATTTTAAAGTTGTCAGAAATTATGCGTTACATGTTATATGAGTGTAACGACAATAAGGTAGACCTAACCAAAGAGTTGCAATACCTGCATAATTACATCGATCTGCAAAAAATAAGATTTGGCAACAAAGCCTTTATTGATTTTGAAGTAACCGGCGAGGTAACCAACCAACATATTGTGCCCTTATTGCTGATAGCCTTTATAGAGAATGCGTTTAAGCACGGTATAGCTAATGACCCTGCATCGCCAATACGCCTGAAAATAAACCTGGATGAAGGTAAATTGTACTTTTTTATACAGAATAAAAAGCATACCCATAACCGAGATGCATCGGGCGGCATAGGCCTTAATAATGTGCGCCGCAGGCTTGATTTGTTATACCCCGGGAAATATAATTTAGATATTCGCGACGAAGCGGATATATACACTTGTCAATTATCATTAGTTTTATAGCCATGATCAGATGCCTTGTAGTTGATGACGAGCCATTAGCTTTAAATATATTGGAAGATTATATCTCCAAGATCCCTTTTTTGCAATTGGTTAAAGCCACAACCAACCCAATAGAGGCTTTAACACTTGTGCAGGATGGTACCATCGACCTGGTTTTTTTGGATGTGCAAATGCCGGAGTTAACTGGTATTCAGTTTCTTAAGATAGCAAATGGCAAGGCGAAAGTGATACTGACCACAGCCTATCCGCAATATGCCTTAGAAGGTTACGAATTGGATGTGATTGATTACCTGCTTAAACCCATCGCTTTTGATAGGTTTTTTAAATCGGTGCAAAAGGCACAGGGTATAATAGCGCCGGCTGCTAAACCTGCCGCCCCCGCAGGGCAAACCAAGCAAGACGATTTTTTAAGCGACTTTATATTTGTAAAAACCGAGCATAAGATACAAAAAGTATACCTGCACGATATATTATTTATAGAGGGACTTAAAGACTATATATCCATTTTTACGCCTGCAGAGCGCATTATTACCCTGCAGAATATGAAGAAGATGGAAGATGCCCTGCCCGAAAAGCATTTTATACGTGTGCATAAATCATACATCGTATCCATCAATAAAATAGATAGTATTGAGCGTAGCCGTATCTTTATTGGCGATAAGATCATCCCGGTGGGGGATACTTACCGCGAAGACTTTTTTAAGATAGTTGACGGAAAAAACATTTGACCTTCCACCCCTCATTACAGGCTACAGCTAAAAAATTCGTTATTTTTCGTTTTAATTCCACTTTATGTGGGAATTTTTTTCACTTTTTTGTTGCTGTGGAAATCCATAATGTACAAAAAATTAGCAGGAAAACAAGTATGATTTTTGATTTACGACTTGAATTGGTGCAATAAGAATCTCAGGTCAAAAAATTAAATGGGCCCCTGGCTCATTATCCTTATCTCTTTTGGGTAGTAGTTATTAATGCGGTTGGGCAATAGCTTGGCCCAGCCCAGGGCATGGCCCTCGTAGGTCATCAGGCTCCAGCCTTGTTGGGTAATGGCAATATCAATATTATCGCGGCGCAGGTATTGTATGGCTTGCTCCTTAGTTAGGGCGGTAGCCAATATGGCATCCTTATTAACTGTTAGGCTAAGTGCCAGTTCGTGGTCGGGTATCAGGTCTCGGCCGGCCAGCTTGCCAATACGCACACCCGACTTTTTGATGTACAGGTGCCGGTGCAATATGTTCAGGCTCTCTTTGTGTTCGCGTTTAATGGCCAGCCAATCCTCGTTCACCTTAAAGTAGTAAAAATCGTCGGGGCTGTTTATATAGGTGCGCACCTGGTCCAGCTCTTTGGCGGGTAGTTTTTGCTGCCCGTTGTTTTTATAGTTAGATAGGCCCCCGCTGCTCGCCTTTTTACGCAGGCAGGCGGCAAACAAGCCCTCGCCCTTTACCTTGCCGGGATAAAAGCGATAGCCCCATGCCTTTTGCAGCGGCGATTCGGTTTCTACAATGCCCCACTCCTTATACATAGGTATACGAATAGTTTCCAGGT is drawn from Inquilinus sp. KBS0705 and contains these coding sequences:
- a CDS encoding ATP-dependent helicase; translation: MQSPLNKYNVKFQEALAGLNPEQLAAVNKMDGPVLVVAGPGTGKTQILAARIGKILTDTDARPNEILCLTYTDAGAVAMRKRLFDFIGPDAYRINIYTFHAFCNEVIQENLEYFGKLNLESLSDLESAILFKELVDDFENDHVLKRFTGDIYYDAPRLKSLFSTMKRENWNEDIMAKAVQEYLEDLPNREEFIYKRANPKAGIKIGDPKQKDIDKAHETMSKMLAAVGEYKRYDAKMKKLGRYDYDDMIIWVLKAFRENEEILRRYQEKYQYILVDEFQDTSGSQNELLKFLLNYWETPNVFVVGDDDQSIFKFQGANMKNILDFAGDYVKALHTVVLKHNYRSNQHILDISRALINNNRERLTTQLRLDKNLQASHPRFNELVIEPVIKEYENPDQELVDVALQIKSLIDKGTEPGEIAVIYRNHSQVEELLHYLETQKIAVNTKRKIDILTIPFGEKIVNILRYLAMELDSPYSGDDLLFAILHYDLFNIPPIEVAKASIAVAKENYSTATSNQPKTSLRRYLHEMRIPAQTDLFSKSVNTEMKFLINDIDELLKSAVSVTLQQFFQDVVAKMGILKYIMQQQDKGIHMQVLTSFFDFLKDESRKNPEIKLADLIATIDLMKKNNIRIELNKVIYSDNGINFLTAHGSKGLEYEHVFFIGCDKRTWDGKGRNSGFAYPDTLTGSLGDDIAQKEEARRLFYVAITRAKQCLHISYAAKDKKGKDQEPSQFIGEILADTHLQLKFPKVSSDDMLGFFATQFSEAEKPVVELLDRNYINQLLQNYTLSVTHLNNYLDCPLRFYFQCLIRVPSGKSPSATFGQAVHWALNKAFRKLKDNNNEFISTEEFINEFRWYMYRNRDSFTKEEFKRRVDYGDKILPPYYEQNVHLWNKIAQTERSIKNTEVQGVPIKGNLDKIEFEGKLVTVVDYKTGRVRNAKDKLLPPNNEAPNGGDYWRQAVFYKILVDNDRTNDWEVTNTLFEFVEPEKENEYYKAKIVITPTDIETLIEQITTVYQKIQNHEFSTGCGKKECDWCHFVKSNFKQPGGMLQLAEGEEVE
- a CDS encoding ABC transporter permease, with protein sequence MKGFLLSFRSEFYKTRKTLGFWSAIILPLLMSLLAFTIFYTKSDKFISAPSMVLWVQFSMISLGAMGTLLLPMFSIFIAYSVNNVEHRSDTWKTLFSLPISRWAVYSAKYFYALFLMALSLSLFALFTIGFGNFVEVFKPELKFSGYHMELQLAQVYFKLFLAALGIISIQFLLSLLWADFLKPMGLGFVATLVGITVASKNWEYSYLFPYAHPMTAITSMIKTNKGPARDLQIDIFTKDVYVSIIIAVVVFIAGYFIVLKKSVK
- a CDS encoding M28 family peptidase: MMKYIKLLILSFISLSVSAQTVVKQDAGIKQMVDEVSAKNIEAIVRKLVSFKTRHTLSDTLSKTEGIGAARNWIKSEFEKYAAASNGRMHVVFDAFVQPKSDRVNKPTPMKNVLAILKGADTADHRVYIVSGHYDSRATKAMDSTSVAPGAVDDASGSALSMELARVMAKRSFPATIIFMTVVGEEQGLYGSGNVAKRAKAEGWQVDAMLNNDIVGNTHGMETDLKDNRSIRVFSDGVPTAATDKEIAALKALGGENDSQSRELARYVKEIGERYVDQLDVKLIYRRDRYLRGGDHLPFLEQGFTAVRFTEMNEDFNRQHQDIRTENGTQYGDLPDFADYNYTQKIARMNLSVLANLALAPARPQNVGIITSDLTNKTKLKWDAPKGKAPAGYYVLMRETISPYWEKKFYVTGTTATLTYSKDNYLFAVQAVDADGHESLPVFPKPVR
- a CDS encoding response regulator transcription factor produces the protein MIRCLVVDDEPLALNILEDYISKIPFLQLVKATTNPIEALTLVQDGTIDLVFLDVQMPELTGIQFLKIANGKAKVILTTAYPQYALEGYELDVIDYLLKPIAFDRFFKSVQKAQGIIAPAAKPAAPAGQTKQDDFLSDFIFVKTEHKIQKVYLHDILFIEGLKDYISIFTPAERIITLQNMKKMEDALPEKHFIRVHKSYIVSINKIDSIERSRIFIGDKIIPVGDTYREDFFKIVDGKNI
- a CDS encoding ABC transporter ATP-binding protein, which codes for MVIRTEGLSYSFGSQQVVKSISLQVPAGSIYGFLGPNGAGKTTTIKMLLNLLQTDPGSIYIFEQELQNNRISILAQIGSLIEQPAIYNHLTGKENMMNRALLLQVNEQRVDEMLNLVHLSHAANKKAGQYSLGMKQRLGIALALLSDPKLLILDEPTNGLDPNGIIEMRELLMRLVKDHGKTVFISSHLLAEIEKMATHVGIIHNGEMLFQGTVADLSDISQPQIHIETDNTVDAANLLKRHGFAVTDIDHDHLYIPYTTKQQMGEINTLLVKSDITVFGINRHHKDLEQLFLDITKSN
- a CDS encoding RNA-binding transcriptional accessory protein; amino-acid sequence: MTDHDKKVAAELSITAKQVSATIALLDEGATVPFISRYRKELTGSLDEVQVAAIRDRIQQMRDLDKRREAILKSMEEMGKLTPELAQQITAAETMVQLEDIYLPYRPKRKTRATAAREKGLQPLADTIFAQKNIDPETEAGKYIDDAKGVNTIEEALAGARDIIAETISENAEARAKMRTLFTEKGTFESKVAPGKEVGGIKYKDYFDWTEPVKSAPSHRILAMRRGEKEEILYLDIKPTEEDAIALLEREFVYGRNAASAQVSLAIADGYKRLLKPSMETEIRLLTKKKADEEAIRVFAENARQLLLGAPLGQKRLMAIDPGFRTGCKLVCLDEQGQLLENIAIYPHTGAGQAKEAEKTVKHLYERYHIEAIAIGNGTAGRETELFVRNLNLPGATIVMVNESGASIYSASDVAREEFPDKDITVRGAVSIGRRLMDPLAELVKIDPKSIGVGQYQHDVDQNKLQTSLDDTVMSCVNAVGVELNTASKQILAYVSGLGPQLAQNIVEYRNQNGAFKRREQLKKVARLGDKAYEQAAGFLRIRGAENPLDTSAVHPERYALVEQMAKDMKCKVQDLMTDQQLRKSIPLQKYISDTVGLPTLNDIMAELAKPGRDPREQFEAFSFTEGVNAISDLKIGMKLPGIVTNITAFGAFVDIGVHQDGLVHLSRITNRYIKDPNEVLKVHQKVQVTVNEVDTARKRIALSMKENEVREVTPAFKPREQKPVQKQAQQHPRPTAKPQPEPEMDMMSKLAALKNKFK